The Rhodobacter sp. CZR27 genome includes a window with the following:
- a CDS encoding sigma-70 family RNA polymerase sigma factor, with protein sequence MIHSRGYAEQAQTPERLVRGHMDLVRRIAWSLHARIGRKVEIDDMIQIGYMGLVDASHRYEPRDGVSFAAYAAIRIRGSIMDFLRSNSTLCRTTIVMQQKVKAAVQRLEGRLMRAPETPEIAEELGMPVSDYQDWLAEFASSHTASLDEVYDDQSTLFQGSDPSAEDQLQLTQMRGLLRRALGRMPEREALLLQLIFVEELNVYEVAEILGVTTGRVSQIKKAAIERLRGFIGEMQGED encoded by the coding sequence ATGATCCATTCGCGCGGCTATGCCGAGCAGGCGCAGACGCCCGAGCGTCTGGTGCGCGGCCACATGGACCTCGTGCGCCGCATCGCCTGGAGCCTGCACGCCCGGATCGGCCGAAAGGTCGAGATCGACGACATGATCCAGATCGGCTACATGGGCCTCGTCGATGCGAGCCACCGCTACGAGCCGCGCGACGGAGTGAGCTTCGCGGCCTATGCCGCGATCCGCATCCGCGGCTCGATCATGGATTTCCTGCGATCGAACTCGACGCTCTGCCGAACGACCATCGTGATGCAGCAGAAGGTGAAGGCCGCGGTGCAGCGGCTGGAGGGGCGGCTGATGCGCGCGCCCGAGACGCCCGAGATCGCCGAGGAACTCGGGATGCCGGTCTCGGACTACCAGGACTGGCTGGCGGAATTCGCCTCGAGCCACACGGCCTCGCTGGACGAGGTCTATGACGACCAGTCCACGCTCTTCCAGGGCAGCGACCCCTCGGCCGAAGACCAGTTGCAGCTGACGCAGATGCGCGGCCTGTTGCGCCGCGCGCTCGGCCGGATGCCGGAACGCGAGGCGCTGCTTCTGCAACTCATCTTCGTCGAGGAACTGAACGTCTACGAGGTGGCAGAGATCCTCGGCGTCACCACGGGCCGGGTGTCCCAGATCAAGAAGGCGGCCATCGAGCGGCTGCGCGGCTTCATCGGCGAGATGCAGGGCGAGGACTGA
- a CDS encoding bifunctional diguanylate cyclase/phosphodiesterase — MTDMPMLRTGLAARPDAVAEECWVGFFDGMVHPVLVKDRQSRLVFVNRAACEVFGQSRTELVGLPEHALIPSARPGDIDALDRAARDEGTSTSEQELPAPGGPRRFLVSRRPAGDFLVVTFVDVTDLRQTERVLREREAHLRGLMDLHPVIPFSFSPDGTLSDVSDRLAELTGLPADTRHVDSWWGVMHPDDRVELMALWAEAASRGGPFDAEHRLRMPSGAWRWFRVRVAARRDADGRIERWYGLLEDVHERHMSIAHLRESEARFRAFADDAPVMIWVTDVEGMNTFVSRGWLTATGQTLDEALGEGWLACVHPDDVEPSCAIFADALARRRSYTNEYRLRRTNGAWSWVIDVGQPRFLADGTFIGYIGCCVDISARRQAEDDRVLAQLQVFHMSRHDMLTGLPNRHYFGECYQEAVADLMPGRSVAVLMLDLDGFKAVNDTRGHPVGDQVLRQVADRLRTSVRSTDTVARLGGDEFAVIQTPVRSEKEACDLARRLIAAVSKPYDLDGTVPEVGASVGIAFARSEGDTAEEVMRSADVALYAAKQAGRGTCRVFDEATDIHLQTRQKMKAALRTALGKGELSVFFQPLVGLGDGEVTACEALMRWHRKGAGWVTPDQFIPVAEEAGLIGAMGEWVLHEACAQATRWPGHVSVAVNLSPLQFHGGALVDSVVSALRASGLPPERLQLEITESVLLDPTDRNIGILQELRGVGVKIVMDDFGTGYSSLGYLRSFPFDKIKVDRSFIRDLPHAREALAILKAVAGLGRSLNMRTTVEGVETQEQLDCARAEGVDEAQGYFFSRPLPAPAIETFIAARLNDCSAPGRPPRRKEG; from the coding sequence ATGACCGACATGCCGATGCTTCGCACAGGTCTTGCCGCACGCCCCGATGCCGTGGCCGAAGAGTGCTGGGTCGGCTTCTTCGACGGGATGGTGCATCCTGTGCTGGTCAAGGACCGCCAGTCCCGGCTGGTCTTCGTGAACCGCGCCGCCTGCGAGGTCTTCGGCCAGAGCCGGACGGAACTGGTGGGGCTGCCGGAACACGCGCTGATCCCCTCCGCGCGACCGGGGGACATCGACGCGCTCGACCGGGCCGCGCGCGACGAGGGCACCAGCACATCCGAGCAGGAACTGCCGGCGCCGGGCGGACCCCGGCGCTTTCTCGTCTCGCGTCGACCGGCGGGCGACTTCCTGGTCGTGACTTTCGTGGACGTCACCGATCTGCGCCAGACCGAGCGGGTCCTGCGCGAGCGCGAGGCGCATCTGCGCGGGCTCATGGATTTGCATCCGGTCATACCCTTCAGCTTCAGCCCCGACGGCACGCTCTCGGATGTCTCGGACCGGCTGGCCGAGTTGACCGGGCTGCCCGCCGACACCCGGCACGTCGACAGCTGGTGGGGGGTGATGCACCCCGACGACCGGGTGGAGCTGATGGCGCTCTGGGCCGAGGCCGCCAGTCGCGGCGGCCCCTTCGATGCCGAGCATCGCCTGCGCATGCCGAGCGGCGCGTGGCGGTGGTTCCGGGTCCGTGTCGCCGCGAGGCGGGATGCCGACGGGCGGATCGAACGCTGGTATGGCCTGCTCGAGGACGTGCACGAGCGTCACATGTCCATCGCCCACCTGCGCGAGAGCGAGGCGCGGTTCCGCGCCTTTGCCGACGATGCGCCGGTGATGATCTGGGTGACCGATGTCGAGGGGATGAACACCTTCGTCAGCCGCGGCTGGCTGACCGCCACCGGCCAGACCCTGGACGAGGCGCTCGGCGAGGGCTGGCTGGCCTGCGTGCATCCCGACGACGTGGAGCCGTCCTGCGCGATCTTCGCCGACGCGCTGGCACGGCGGCGGTCCTATACCAACGAATACCGGCTGCGCCGGACCAACGGCGCCTGGTCCTGGGTGATCGACGTCGGGCAGCCGCGCTTCCTGGCCGACGGCACCTTCATCGGCTACATCGGCTGCTGCGTGGACATCAGCGCCCGCCGGCAGGCCGAGGATGACCGCGTGCTGGCGCAGCTTCAGGTCTTCCACATGTCGCGGCACGACATGCTGACCGGGCTGCCGAACCGCCACTACTTCGGCGAGTGCTATCAGGAGGCCGTTGCCGACCTGATGCCGGGACGGTCGGTGGCCGTGCTGATGCTGGACCTCGACGGGTTCAAGGCGGTGAACGACACGCGCGGCCATCCGGTCGGCGACCAGGTGCTGCGCCAGGTGGCGGACCGGCTGCGCACCTCGGTCCGCAGCACCGACACGGTGGCCCGGCTGGGCGGCGACGAGTTCGCGGTGATCCAGACCCCGGTCCGCTCGGAAAAGGAGGCCTGCGATCTCGCGCGGCGGCTGATCGCGGCGGTCTCGAAGCCCTACGATCTCGACGGCACGGTGCCGGAAGTCGGCGCCAGCGTGGGCATCGCCTTCGCCCGCAGCGAGGGTGACACCGCCGAGGAGGTGATGCGCTCGGCCGATGTCGCGCTCTATGCCGCCAAGCAGGCCGGCCGCGGCACCTGCCGGGTGTTCGACGAGGCCACCGACATCCACCTCCAGACCCGGCAGAAGATGAAGGCGGCGCTGCGCACGGCGCTGGGGAAGGGCGAGCTTTCGGTGTTCTTCCAGCCGCTCGTCGGTCTGGGCGACGGCGAGGTCACCGCCTGCGAGGCGCTGATGCGCTGGCACCGCAAGGGCGCGGGCTGGGTCACGCCTGACCAGTTCATCCCGGTGGCCGAGGAGGCGGGCCTGATCGGCGCGATGGGCGAATGGGTGCTGCACGAGGCCTGCGCACAGGCCACGCGCTGGCCCGGGCATGTCTCGGTCGCAGTGAACCTCTCGCCGCTGCAGTTCCATGGCGGCGCACTGGTGGACAGCGTCGTCTCGGCGCTGCGCGCCTCGGGTCTTCCGCCGGAACGGCTGCAGCTCGAGATCACCGAATCCGTGCTGCTCGATCCCACCGACCGCAATATCGGCATCCTGCAGGAGCTGCGTGGGGTGGGGGTGAAGATCGTCATGGACGATTTCGGCACCGGCTATTCCTCGCTCGGCTATCTGCGCAGCTTTCCGTTCGACAAGATCAAGGTGGATCGCTCGTTCATCCGCGACCTGCCGCACGCCCGCGAGGCGCTCGCCATCCTCAAGGCCGTGGCAGGCCTGGGCCGCAGCCTGAACATGCGGACCACGGTCGAAGGCGTCGAGACGCAGGAACAACTCGATTGTGCCCGCGCCGAGGGCGTGGACGAGGCGCAGGGCTATTTCTTCTCGCGTCCGCTTCCGGCGCCGGCGATCGAGACCTTCATCGCCGCACGCCTGAACGACTGCAGCGCCCCCGGCCGGCCGCCGCGGCGCAAGGAAGGCTGA
- a CDS encoding acetyl-CoA hydrolase/transferase family protein, translated as MLDGVQNDRIRHGRLRERIVSAEEAAALIEDGMTVGMSGFTRAGEAKAVPMALAARARQHPLKITLMTGASLGNDLDKTLAEAHVLSRRIPFQSDPALRKAINRGEVMFIDQHLSETVEMLRTRQLPRVDVAVIEAVAITENGGIVPTTSVGNSASFAILAEKVIVEINLNQPAELEGLHDIYIPTYRPNRMPIPVVTPESRVGLPFIPIPPEKIAAIVVTEKLDSSASILDPDEDTRAIAGHLTDFLKHEVRAGRLDNTLQPLQAGIGTIANAVLHGFIETPFHDLKMYSEVLQDSTFDLFDAGKLRFASGSSITLSADKYQQVLPRLAEYKPRLILRPQEISNHPEVVRRLGLICINTALEFDIYGNVNSTHVMGTQMMNGIGGSGDFARNAYLSVFVTKSVAKHGAISSVVPMVSHVDHTEHDVDILVTEVGLADLRGLAPRERAATIIANCVHADYQPLLRDYYARAAARGGHTPHVLEEALSWHGRLAETGRMA; from the coding sequence ATGCTCGACGGCGTTCAGAACGACAGGATCCGCCACGGCCGTCTGCGCGAGCGGATCGTCAGCGCCGAGGAAGCGGCGGCGCTCATCGAGGACGGCATGACCGTCGGCATGTCGGGCTTCACCCGCGCGGGCGAGGCGAAGGCCGTGCCGATGGCGCTTGCCGCGCGGGCGCGTCAGCATCCGCTGAAGATCACGCTGATGACCGGCGCCTCGCTCGGCAACGACCTGGACAAGACCCTGGCCGAAGCGCACGTGCTGTCGCGCCGGATCCCGTTCCAGTCCGACCCCGCGCTGCGCAAGGCGATCAACCGCGGCGAGGTGATGTTCATCGACCAGCACCTGTCCGAAACCGTCGAGATGTTGCGCACCCGGCAGTTGCCGCGTGTCGACGTCGCGGTGATCGAGGCGGTGGCGATCACCGAGAATGGCGGCATCGTCCCCACCACCTCGGTCGGCAATTCGGCCTCCTTCGCCATCCTTGCCGAGAAGGTGATCGTCGAGATCAACCTGAACCAGCCCGCCGAGCTGGAGGGATTGCACGACATCTACATCCCGACCTACCGGCCCAACAGGATGCCCATTCCGGTCGTGACGCCCGAAAGCCGCGTGGGTCTGCCCTTCATTCCCATCCCGCCCGAGAAGATCGCCGCCATCGTCGTGACCGAGAAGCTCGACAGTTCCGCCTCGATCCTCGATCCCGATGAAGACACCCGGGCCATCGCCGGCCACCTGACCGATTTCCTCAAGCACGAGGTCCGCGCGGGCCGGCTCGACAATACGCTCCAGCCCCTGCAGGCGGGCATCGGCACCATCGCGAACGCCGTGCTGCACGGCTTCATCGAGACGCCGTTCCACGACCTGAAAATGTATTCCGAAGTTCTGCAGGATTCGACCTTCGACCTGTTCGACGCGGGCAAGCTGCGCTTTGCCTCGGGCTCCTCGATCACGCTGTCGGCGGACAAGTACCAGCAGGTCCTGCCCCGGCTGGCCGAGTACAAGCCGCGGCTGATCCTGCGCCCGCAGGAGATCTCGAACCACCCCGAGGTGGTGCGCCGCCTCGGCCTGATCTGCATCAACACCGCGCTGGAATTCGACATCTACGGCAACGTGAACTCCACCCATGTCATGGGCACGCAGATGATGAACGGCATCGGCGGCTCGGGCGACTTTGCGCGCAATGCCTATCTTTCGGTCTTCGTGACGAAGTCCGTCGCGAAGCATGGCGCGATCTCGTCGGTCGTGCCGATGGTGAGCCACGTCGATCATACCGAGCACGACGTCGACATCCTCGTGACCGAGGTCGGCCTTGCGGATCTGCGGGGGCTGGCCCCGCGCGAACGGGCGGCGACGATCATCGCCAACTGCGTCCATGCCGACTACCAGCCGCTGCTGCGGGATTACTACGCGCGGGCGGCGGCACGCGGCGGCCACACCCCGCATGTGCTGGAGGAGGCGCTGTCCTGGCATGGCCGGCTGGCCGAGACCGGGCGGATGGCCTGA
- a CDS encoding GntR family transcriptional regulator, which produces MNIVDEARPRTIARERFDTIYLTLRDRICLLDYEPGTRLGEEELAREFGVSRTPLRRVLSRLEAEGLVESRHGVGTFVTTVDLEGLIETYKLRMELAELIGRLDPLPRSEDDLARIRALVAQCEALRLYPDPRRYARLNMLFFQQVAQMIGNQPLREITERLYYLTHRIWLTSVPHLNLSDEIEVFHREIVDTLAALELGDFEAVGYIRRSHISMSVHRMGRFASKC; this is translated from the coding sequence ATGAACATCGTCGACGAGGCCCGCCCCAGGACCATCGCGCGCGAGCGGTTCGACACGATCTACCTGACCCTGCGCGACCGGATCTGCCTGCTCGACTACGAACCGGGAACACGCCTCGGCGAGGAGGAACTGGCGCGCGAGTTCGGCGTCTCGCGCACCCCGCTGCGCCGCGTCCTGTCCCGTCTCGAGGCCGAGGGGCTGGTCGAAAGTCGGCACGGGGTGGGCACCTTCGTCACCACGGTCGACCTCGAGGGCCTGATCGAAACCTACAAGCTCCGCATGGAACTGGCGGAGCTGATCGGCCGGCTCGATCCCCTGCCGCGGTCCGAGGACGACCTTGCTCGGATCCGCGCCCTTGTCGCCCAGTGCGAAGCCCTGCGCCTCTATCCCGACCCGCGGCGCTACGCCCGGCTCAACATGCTGTTCTTCCAGCAGGTCGCGCAGATGATCGGCAACCAGCCGCTGCGCGAGATCACCGAGCGGCTCTATTACCTCACGCACCGGATCTGGCTCACCTCGGTCCCGCACCTGAACCTGTCCGACGAGATCGAGGTCTTCCACCGCGAGATCGTCGACACGCTGGCCGCGCTCGAGCTCGGCGACTTCGAGGCCGTGGGCTACATCCGTCGCAGCCACATCTCGATGAGTGTCCACCGGATGGGCAGGTTCGCGTCGAAATGCTGA
- a CDS encoding SDR family oxidoreductase has product MPLKVLYTGADGYVGALLGPYLLEKGIDAVGLDTGFYRKGWLYPTSAPRPAVITKDIRQITAEDLQGFDAVAHLAELSNDPLGQQSPGLTHEINHGGSVQLAEAARKAGVKRFVYMSSCSVYGVGQPDQILDETSPVNPQTAYAECKVKVEQDLTKMAGDDFEPCFLRNSTAYGASPRQRFDIVLNDLCGLAWTTKKITLQSDGSPWRPLVHALDMCQAVWRSLTAPADAIRGQCYNVGSNDQNYRVIEIARIVADTFPGCELEVGKASADNRSYRVNFDKIQRVLPEFRCEWTAERGARQMRQVFERIDMTPEEFRSEPYTRLKMLMRLRASKLLDDKLYWANPVVEEVA; this is encoded by the coding sequence ATGCCTCTGAAAGTGCTTTACACCGGGGCCGACGGTTATGTCGGCGCGTTGCTCGGACCCTATCTGCTGGAAAAGGGCATCGACGCGGTGGGGCTCGACACCGGCTTCTACAGGAAGGGCTGGCTTTATCCGACCTCGGCGCCGCGGCCGGCGGTGATCACCAAGGACATTCGCCAGATCACCGCCGAGGATCTGCAGGGCTTCGACGCGGTGGCGCATCTGGCGGAGCTTTCGAACGATCCGCTGGGCCAGCAGTCGCCGGGCCTCACGCACGAGATCAACCACGGCGGCTCGGTCCAGCTGGCCGAGGCGGCACGCAAGGCCGGCGTGAAGCGCTTCGTCTACATGTCGTCCTGTTCGGTCTATGGCGTGGGCCAGCCCGACCAGATCCTTGACGAGACGAGCCCGGTCAATCCGCAGACCGCCTATGCCGAGTGCAAGGTGAAGGTCGAGCAGGACCTGACGAAGATGGCGGGCGACGATTTCGAGCCCTGCTTCCTGCGCAACTCGACCGCCTACGGCGCAAGCCCGCGCCAGCGCTTCGACATCGTGCTGAACGATCTTTGCGGGCTGGCCTGGACGACGAAGAAGATCACCCTGCAGTCGGACGGCTCGCCGTGGCGGCCGCTCGTCCACGCGCTCGACATGTGCCAGGCGGTGTGGCGCTCGCTGACCGCGCCGGCGGATGCCATCCGCGGCCAGTGCTACAACGTGGGCTCGAACGACCAGAACTACCGCGTCATCGAGATCGCGCGCATCGTGGCCGACACCTTCCCGGGCTGCGAGCTGGAGGTGGGCAAGGCCTCGGCCGACAACCGCTCGTATCGTGTCAACTTCGACAAGATCCAGCGCGTCCTGCCCGAGTTCCGCTGCGAATGGACCGCCGAGCGCGGGGCGCGGCAGATGCGGCAGGTTTTCGAGCGCATCGACATGACGCCCGAGGAGTTCCGCTCGGAGCCCTATACCCGGCTGAAGATGCTGATGCGCCTGCGTGCCTCGAAGCTTCTGGACGACAAGCTCTACTGGGCCAACCCGGTGGTCGAGGAGGTCGCATGA
- a CDS encoding NAD(P)H-dependent oxidoreductase, whose amino-acid sequence MIIVDTALAKRAAEGRPIRVGMVGAGFMGSGIALQIAKSVPGMQLVAIAARRTSQAVAAFEASRTGEAVRIATTQAEIEAAIVAGEPVVTDDPALIGVARGIEAIVEVTGSMDYALLAVEAAIATGKHVILMNAELDGTVGPLLKRKADAAGVVITNCDGDQPGVQMNLIRFVKGIGVKPVLSGNIKALQDEYRTPETQRGFAEKWGQNVHMVTSFADGTKISYEQAIVANGTGMRVAKRGMIGIDPTGKNPTLPLRPLEEYVQMFAPHLDPEGPGIVDYIVGARPGPGVFVIGTHDDPRQKHYLNLYKLGEGPYYLFYTPYHLCHFEVPMTIARAVLFGDAALAPVGAPQVGVVAVAKRDLKAGEVLDGIGGFTIYGQADNMDAVVAERLLPMGLAEGGVLLHDVPKDRALTFRDVRLPEGRRIDALYEEMEREFGLSRPVEDHALV is encoded by the coding sequence ATGATCATCGTCGACACCGCGCTCGCGAAGCGGGCGGCCGAGGGGCGCCCGATCCGCGTGGGCATGGTCGGCGCGGGCTTCATGGGCTCGGGGATCGCGCTCCAGATCGCGAAGTCGGTGCCGGGGATGCAGCTGGTGGCGATTGCCGCCCGGCGCACCTCGCAGGCGGTCGCCGCCTTCGAGGCCAGCCGCACCGGCGAGGCGGTCCGCATCGCCACCACCCAGGCCGAGATCGAGGCCGCCATCGTGGCGGGCGAGCCGGTGGTGACCGACGATCCCGCCCTGATCGGTGTGGCCCGTGGGATCGAGGCCATCGTCGAGGTCACGGGCTCGATGGACTATGCGCTGCTCGCAGTCGAGGCGGCCATCGCCACGGGCAAGCATGTCATCCTGATGAATGCCGAGCTTGACGGAACCGTCGGGCCGCTGCTGAAGCGGAAGGCCGATGCGGCCGGGGTGGTGATCACCAATTGCGACGGCGACCAGCCTGGCGTGCAGATGAACCTGATCCGCTTCGTGAAGGGGATCGGGGTCAAACCCGTCCTTTCCGGCAATATCAAGGCGCTGCAGGACGAATACCGCACGCCCGAGACGCAGCGCGGCTTTGCCGAGAAATGGGGCCAGAACGTCCACATGGTGACCTCCTTCGCGGACGGCACCAAGATCTCCTACGAGCAGGCGATCGTGGCCAACGGCACCGGCATGCGGGTGGCGAAGCGCGGGATGATCGGCATCGACCCGACCGGCAAGAACCCGACGCTGCCGCTCAGGCCGCTGGAGGAGTACGTCCAGATGTTCGCGCCCCATCTCGATCCCGAGGGGCCGGGCATCGTCGATTACATTGTCGGCGCGCGGCCCGGGCCGGGCGTCTTCGTGATCGGCACGCATGACGATCCGCGGCAGAAGCACTACCTGAACCTCTACAAGCTGGGCGAGGGGCCGTATTATCTGTTCTACACCCCCTATCACCTCTGCCATTTCGAGGTGCCGATGACCATCGCGCGGGCCGTGCTGTTCGGCGACGCAGCACTTGCGCCGGTCGGTGCGCCGCAGGTGGGGGTGGTCGCGGTGGCCAAGCGCGACCTGAAGGCGGGCGAGGTGCTGGACGGCATCGGCGGCTTCACGATCTACGGCCAGGCCGACAACATGGATGCGGTCGTGGCCGAACGCCTTCTGCCCATGGGCCTTGCCGAGGGTGGCGTGCTGCTTCACGACGTGCCGAAGGACCGGGCGCTGACCTTCCGGGACGTGCGCCTGCCGGAAGGCCGCCGGATCGACGCGCTCTACGAGGAGATGGAGCGCGAGTTCGGTCTCTCGCGCCCCGTCGAGGATCACGCCCTGGTATAG
- the rfbC gene encoding dTDP-4-dehydrorhamnose 3,5-epimerase — MRFIPTTLKDAVLIEAEPRDDHRGWFERTFCEEEMAKAGLATRFVQHNSSFNHAAGTLRGMHYQRHPHAEVKVITCTRGRIQDVIIDLRPDSPTYMKWEGFDLSAGDHRQLYIPEGFAHGYLTLEAGTAVSYLVSTAYTPGAEGGVRWDDPAFGIRWDGEISVISEKDAAWPDYTRA, encoded by the coding sequence ATGCGTTTCATTCCCACGACCCTCAAGGACGCCGTCCTGATCGAAGCCGAACCGCGTGACGACCACCGCGGCTGGTTCGAGCGGACCTTCTGCGAGGAGGAGATGGCGAAGGCGGGTCTGGCAACCCGGTTCGTGCAGCACAACAGCTCGTTCAACCATGCAGCCGGAACCCTGCGCGGCATGCATTACCAACGCCATCCGCATGCCGAGGTGAAGGTGATCACCTGCACACGCGGCCGCATCCAGGATGTCATCATCGACCTGCGGCCGGACTCGCCGACCTACATGAAATGGGAAGGCTTCGACCTCAGCGCCGGCGACCATCGCCAGCTCTACATCCCCGAGGGCTTCGCCCACGGCTACCTGACGCTCGAGGCCGGCACGGCCGTGTCCTACCTCGTCTCCACCGCCTACACGCCCGGCGCCGAAGGCGGCGTCCGCTGGGACGATCCCGCCTTCGGCATCCGCTGGGACGGCGAGATCTCGGTGATATCCGAGAAGGACGCCGCCTGGCCCGACTATACCAGGGCGTGA